The DNA window TGGACAGCCTGCAACCCGGCAGTATCAGTAATACAACAGGTGCCGCTATCCAATTACAAAAAGGAAGCATTATTTATACAGGTGGTCAGCAAACAGCTGCCGCGTATAACACACTCTCCACCCCACGTGGCCGTATCTTTCATCTGGTGCTGCCTGATGGCTCCGAAGTATGGTTGAATGCAGCCAGTTCTATCCGTTACCCTATCGCCTTTACAGGAGCAGAGCGGGTGGTGGAACTCTCCGGGGAGGCCTATTTCGAGATTAAACAGGCTGCTACCAAACCTTTCCGGGTAAAAACCGGTGATCATCGGGAAATAAGAGTACTCGGAACAGGGTTTAACGTAAACGCCTATACTAATGAGCCCGAAATGGCTACCACACTGTTACACGGTAGTGTTCAGGTGGTGAGCGCCCAACATAAAATGATACTGAAACCCGGTCAGCAGGCGGTAATGAACAATGAAGCTATTCGTCTGCAAGAGGCTGATACCAGCCAGGTGACTGCCTGGAAAGAAGGTATGTTTCAGTTTGATAATACCGATATACAAACTGTCATGAACCAGCTGGAGCGATGGTATGACATAGAAGTGATCTATGAAAAAGGTATTCCTGATATCCGCTTCGGCGGGAAACTGGAGCGAGACCTGAGTCTTAGCCATGTACTCCGGATATTGGAAATATCAAACGTACATTATCAGCTGAACGGAAAAAAACTAATCATCACACAGTAATCAATAATTACATACCAACTATTACTGCGCCAGAATGCGCAGCAGGGCAGCGTTTGCCTGTAACGATCCTTCATACAAATTCTGAAATCATAATGTTCACAAAACAGCTTTACACACAAAGATCTTCATTTCCGCCTGGCCATAGGTCCAGTCAGAACAGCAGCCGGCCATCCGGCAAGCGCCGCCTATGGCCATGTATATTGCTATTTGCCGCTATCCTGTGCCTGGAGGTACAAGCCGGAACCATGGGACAAACCGTCACCCTCGCCGGGAAAAATCTTTCTTTCAGAGAGATCTTTCATGTCCTGGAAAAACAAACCGGATATGTTGTTTTCTACAATACAGCTATGCTCAGTAAAACCAAACCTGTAACAGTGGCGGTAAAGAACATGAGCGTAGTGGATTTTCTCCGCACGGTGATGGCAGACCAGCCGATCGATTTTGAGATCAGCGTGAAAACCATTACCATCAAGGAGAAGAACAGCGTCTCTGTAGAAGTGGTACCAGCGCAGACTAACAGGGAGCTGGCCAAAGACCCGCCAGTAAAGGGAAAAGTGACCGACAATGAAGGTAATCCGCTACCTGGTGCTACAGTAGCCGTTGCCGGCGGTACACGTGGTGTACAGACTAATGAAAAAGGAGAATTCAGTATAGAAGCTGGTAGTAATGCTACGTTGCTTGTTACCTATATTGGCTTTGAAAGAAAAGTGATCTCCCTGGCTCATGATAAACAACCGCTGACGATACAGCTGGTACCGGCTAAAAAAGATATCAACGAAGTAGTCGTAATCGGTTATGGCGCAGTGGCCAAAAAAGACCTTACCGGAGCCGTTTCTGTAGTACGTCCTGCCGATATTGAAGGCCTGCCTGTCACCAGGGTAGACCAGATGCTGCAGGGCCGTATTGCCGGCGCTGAGATCGTATCTACAAGCGGAGAGCCCGGCGCCGGTACGTCGGTGCGTATCCGTGGGACCCGTTCTATCAGCGCCAGCAACGAACCGCTGTATATCGTAGATGGTCTGATGGACGGTATCACCAGTCTGAATGAACTGAACCCTTCTGATATCGCCTCCATCAACGTATTGAAAGATGCTTCTTCCACTGCTATCTATGGTTCCCGTGGTAGCAATGGTGTCATCATCATCACCACCAAATCCGGTGTCAACCGTTCAGGCAAAACCAACTTCACCTTCCGTTCAGACCTGGGCAGCTCCGTATTGCCCCGCTACCTGGACCTGATGAATGCTACTGAGTTTGCCCAGTTACAAAACGATCGTTTTTATTTCAGCAACGCGGCTAACCCTACCCGCCCGCTTGAAGAATATCCTTATCCGGACCCGCTTTCCCTGGGTGAAGGCACCAACTGGACCAAAGAAATCACCCGTGTAGCTCCTTATCAGAACTATACGTTGTCGGCCAATGGCGGTGATAAAGCCACCCAATACTATTTTTCGGCCAACTATAACGACAACCAGGGTATCATCAAAAACAGCGGTATGCAACGTTATCAGGTGCGTTTGAACCTAGACAGGACCATCAGCCGTTACGTGAAGGCTGGTGTACGGTTCAACTATTCACAGCTGATGCGTAAGCTCAATAACGCTGATATAGGCACCAACACGTTATGGTACCGCTCCACTATTTTCCTGGCACCTACCATGGCAGCGTACAAACCTGATGGCAGCTTCAACGATTGGAACACCCAGTGGTACAGCGGTACCTTGTTTGACTCGCCAATAGCCAACGTAGAACTGAAACAGAATGATGCACTGGAGAAAAGCCTTAGCTCTATGGGCTACATTGAAATCACGCCGGTGAAAAATATACTCATTCGTTCAACCCTGTCTTATACAGACTACAGCAAAAACGAGAACCAGTTTACACCATCTACCATGCCTTCCCGCGCCAATGCTAATAGCGGAGGAGCTGCCTATAAACGCAGTTATTATGATAATAACATCCTGAATGAAAATACCATTACCTATAAAAACTCCTGGAACCGTAAGCACAACCTCGATGTGATGTACGGTTTCACCCTGCAGAAGAAAAAATTTAATAATATGACCGCTAGTGGTAGTGGTTATTTTATTGACGGCATTGGTCCAAATGATATAGGTGCACTGCCTTCCAAAGAAACCATCTCTATTGGTTCATCGCTGGAAAACCAGGGCCGCATGTCGCACCTGGCACGCATCAACTATAACTACAAGAATAAATACTATCTCACTGCCACCGGCCGTGCAGACGGTGCTTCCAACTTTTCCAAAGATCACAAATGGGCTTACTTTCCTTCCGCCGCCTTCAAATGGAATGTTACCAGTGAACCTTTCATGAAACGTTTCCGTGATATCAGCGAACTGTCGGTTCGTGTGAGTGGCGGTACTTCCGGTAACGATGCGATATCCCGCTATCAGTCATTATCCCGGATGAACTCCACCTCCTCCGGTTATCTTTTCAATGGTACACAGCCGGTAGCGTATTATCCCGGCCGTATTGAAAACGAAGGACTCACCTGGGAAAAAACTACTTCCTACAATGCCGGTCTGGACTTGTCTTTCCTCAACAAAAGGGTAGACATCTCCCTGGACCTCTATAAAAGTTTTACTTCAGATCTGTTGCTGACCGTTCAGTTGCCGAGCCATACCGGCTACAGCTCCAGGCTGGCCAACATCGGAAAAACATCCAACAAAGGCATTGAGCTGTCCATCAACACTGAAAATATCAGTAGAAAAAATTTCTCCTGGTCCACTACTTTCACCATCGCG is part of the Chitinophaga flava genome and encodes:
- a CDS encoding SusC/RagA family TonB-linked outer membrane protein gives rise to the protein MFTKQLYTQRSSFPPGHRSSQNSSRPSGKRRLWPCILLFAAILCLEVQAGTMGQTVTLAGKNLSFREIFHVLEKQTGYVVFYNTAMLSKTKPVTVAVKNMSVVDFLRTVMADQPIDFEISVKTITIKEKNSVSVEVVPAQTNRELAKDPPVKGKVTDNEGNPLPGATVAVAGGTRGVQTNEKGEFSIEAGSNATLLVTYIGFERKVISLAHDKQPLTIQLVPAKKDINEVVVIGYGAVAKKDLTGAVSVVRPADIEGLPVTRVDQMLQGRIAGAEIVSTSGEPGAGTSVRIRGTRSISASNEPLYIVDGLMDGITSLNELNPSDIASINVLKDASSTAIYGSRGSNGVIIITTKSGVNRSGKTNFTFRSDLGSSVLPRYLDLMNATEFAQLQNDRFYFSNAANPTRPLEEYPYPDPLSLGEGTNWTKEITRVAPYQNYTLSANGGDKATQYYFSANYNDNQGIIKNSGMQRYQVRLNLDRTISRYVKAGVRFNYSQLMRKLNNADIGTNTLWYRSTIFLAPTMAAYKPDGSFNDWNTQWYSGTLFDSPIANVELKQNDALEKSLSSMGYIEITPVKNILIRSTLSYTDYSKNENQFTPSTMPSRANANSGGAAYKRSYYDNNILNENTITYKNSWNRKHNLDVMYGFTLQKKKFNNMTASGSGYFIDGIGPNDIGALPSKETISIGSSLENQGRMSHLARINYNYKNKYYLTATGRADGASNFSKDHKWAYFPSAAFKWNVTSEPFMKRFRDISELSVRVSGGTSGNDAISRYQSLSRMNSTSSGYLFNGTQPVAYYPGRIENEGLTWEKTTSYNAGLDLSFLNKRVDISLDLYKSFTSDLLLTVQLPSHTGYSSRLANIGKTSNKGIELSINTENISRKNFSWSTTFTIARNKQLVEDIGGLDKVSVYDNPYGAQYMMYGYKKGQPLNALWGMQYAGTWKSQAEIDQDKIDKKYASAAVSYYSPGRQRYIDQNHDGILDNKDLVYLGNADPDFYGGIQNTVRFKKLSVSFYFNYSVGGQIYNPTELFMGTGTYLSNQFRYMVNAWHPVRNPNSDYPRADSKDDIPNDRFVHSATFLRFKNFSIAYPFDLSKITHKKLQSLSLSLGGNNLVLWKYYNGYDPEVSTQSGSSTIRRMDNGAYPSSRTITFGAELKF
- a CDS encoding FecR family protein, yielding MSYFKSLFRKSLDRTNTAAEEKELQELIAQSQHDEELLQLLDEVIAETEEELVLPEHRAGEILSIILHTRMQKKKQHRLVQMGWWAAAAAVCLLLGASWFYFGHNTRTVVPSASPTLAIQDIRPASQSAILTLADGSQVALDSLQPGSISNTTGAAIQLQKGSIIYTGGQQTAAAYNTLSTPRGRIFHLVLPDGSEVWLNAASSIRYPIAFTGAERVVELSGEAYFEIKQAATKPFRVKTGDHREIRVLGTGFNVNAYTNEPEMATTLLHGSVQVVSAQHKMILKPGQQAVMNNEAIRLQEADTSQVTAWKEGMFQFDNTDIQTVMNQLERWYDIEVIYEKGIPDIRFGGKLERDLSLSHVLRILEISNVHYQLNGKKLIITQ